One window from the genome of Polynucleobacter sp. MWH-Svant-W18 encodes:
- the ccoS gene encoding cbb3-type cytochrome oxidase assembly protein CcoS, whose translation MESLFVLIPLSLILVGLLAWILHWSIKSGQFDDLDGPGQSILMDDDTPAPHQVSEHSKK comes from the coding sequence ATGGAAAGTTTATTTGTTCTGATTCCGCTGTCTCTCATTTTGGTCGGTCTCTTGGCTTGGATATTGCATTGGTCAATCAAGAGTGGGCAGTTTGATGATTTAGATGGCCCAGGCCAATCTATTCTGATGGATGATGACACGCCAGCGCCCCATCAAGTTAGCGAGCACTCTAAAAAATAG
- a CDS encoding cbb3-type cytochrome C oxidase subunit 3 gives MQNIAPYLSAISTVLGLVVFLGIVWWAWSAKRQPANQESAELPFDLPDEFSKDKS, from the coding sequence ATGCAAAATATCGCCCCTTATCTCTCAGCAATCTCTACCGTGCTTGGCTTGGTAGTGTTTTTAGGAATCGTTTGGTGGGCTTGGTCTGCAAAAAGACAGCCTGCCAATCAAGAATCTGCCGAACTTCCGTTCGATCTTCCAGATGAATTCAGTAAGGATAAATCATGA
- a CDS encoding heavy metal translocating P-type ATPase — MNKRAALSCYHCSSPILPSDLIEAELGGIVRAFCCSGCMAIAQTIHGEGLEVFYARRVQSSEKPAEYLARNDIPEKLKPYDDPSLLGRFTRPHGEHGDLETTLRLEKIRCAACVWLCEQHLRRIDGVQDVQIHYVTQKVMVRFSPDTTSLARLLFEIERIGYEAWPFEPSLSADRAKKERRQLLTRLGVAMLGMMQVMMYAWPTYVGADITPEFDLLLGWTSWALTVPVMVYSAGPIFQAAWRSLESFKKTHMLGMDVPIAIALALAFIAGTINLIRGSGQSYFDSITMFVAFILAARYVELLARQDAQGGAEALAKQLPATCERILNYPSSQDVQVVPVVNCNLGEVLRVSPGEVVPADGVLIENPSTLDESLLTGESKPIEKKIGDRVYAGTHNILNPLFMRIEAVGQSTRIAGIASLLDQALLAKPVMVSLAEKWAGYFVAFLLLSAFVSSAIWFYFDPSRAWTVLVSVLVASCPCALSLAVPTAMAAAQGAVTKLGLLIVRSHVMEGLVKATDLVLDKTGTLTMGEPVLKEMMHLRSDYRREDALALAAALEAGQRHPLALSLLRAAELEDLALPILSEPVINQLGKGLSSGDYCLGSAAWLGVEQDGRAGQFGQVHLRDAQGLVASFIFLDTPRPGLEQFLETVRSRNIAVHLVSGDDPATVAWWAHQVGIESFQGGCTPEDKYAYIERLQNQGRFVWAIGDGVNDAPLLARADISIAVGAGAPLAAAGADAILTAVSLEALGKTLRLADKTQLIIKENLLWALIYNLLAIPAAMMGLVNPWIAGIGMSLSSLAVTLNAWRLRKA; from the coding sequence ATGAATAAGCGCGCTGCCCTAAGCTGCTATCACTGCTCCAGTCCAATTTTGCCTAGCGACCTCATTGAGGCAGAATTGGGTGGGATTGTCCGAGCATTTTGTTGCTCAGGATGCATGGCTATTGCCCAAACAATTCATGGTGAAGGTTTGGAAGTCTTCTATGCGCGACGTGTCCAATCCAGCGAGAAACCTGCCGAGTATCTTGCTCGTAATGACATTCCAGAAAAGCTGAAGCCCTACGATGACCCCTCTTTATTGGGGCGGTTTACAAGACCTCATGGTGAACATGGTGACCTTGAAACGACTCTGCGCTTAGAAAAAATCCGCTGTGCAGCATGTGTCTGGTTATGTGAGCAACACTTGCGAAGAATTGATGGTGTCCAAGATGTGCAAATCCATTACGTCACACAAAAAGTGATGGTCCGATTCTCGCCCGATACAACAAGCTTAGCAAGATTGCTTTTTGAAATCGAGCGTATCGGATATGAGGCATGGCCTTTTGAGCCTTCTTTATCTGCTGATAGGGCTAAAAAAGAAAGAAGACAACTGCTCACTCGACTAGGTGTTGCCATGTTGGGGATGATGCAAGTCATGATGTATGCATGGCCTACCTATGTGGGGGCAGACATTACTCCAGAGTTTGATTTGCTTTTGGGTTGGACAAGCTGGGCATTAACTGTCCCAGTCATGGTTTATTCCGCTGGGCCGATATTTCAAGCGGCTTGGCGTAGCCTGGAGTCATTCAAAAAAACACATATGCTGGGCATGGATGTTCCGATTGCCATTGCGCTAGCCTTGGCATTTATTGCGGGCACGATCAATTTGATCAGAGGATCTGGGCAGAGTTATTTTGATTCGATCACCATGTTTGTGGCCTTTATCTTGGCCGCTAGATATGTTGAGCTCTTAGCAAGACAAGATGCTCAGGGTGGAGCCGAGGCCCTAGCAAAGCAATTGCCTGCGACTTGCGAACGCATTCTCAATTATCCAAGCTCGCAAGATGTTCAGGTGGTGCCAGTAGTCAATTGCAATCTAGGAGAAGTATTGCGCGTTTCTCCTGGTGAAGTGGTTCCAGCAGATGGTGTCTTGATCGAAAATCCCAGTACGCTTGATGAATCTCTACTCACTGGAGAATCAAAACCGATTGAGAAAAAGATTGGTGATCGTGTTTATGCGGGCACGCATAATATTCTCAACCCACTCTTCATGAGAATAGAGGCGGTGGGGCAATCTACTCGTATTGCAGGGATTGCTTCATTATTAGATCAAGCCCTCTTAGCCAAGCCGGTGATGGTGAGTCTTGCTGAAAAGTGGGCTGGATACTTTGTGGCTTTCTTATTGCTCAGTGCATTTGTTTCCTCAGCGATTTGGTTTTATTTCGATCCTAGTCGAGCATGGACGGTGCTGGTATCTGTCTTAGTAGCAAGTTGTCCTTGTGCACTATCCCTCGCGGTACCTACTGCGATGGCTGCAGCTCAAGGGGCTGTTACCAAGTTGGGTTTATTGATTGTGCGCAGTCATGTGATGGAAGGTTTAGTAAAAGCAACGGATCTTGTGCTAGATAAGACGGGCACCTTAACCATGGGTGAGCCGGTACTAAAAGAAATGATGCATTTGCGGTCCGACTATCGCCGCGAAGATGCACTGGCACTAGCCGCAGCATTAGAGGCTGGCCAACGACATCCCTTAGCACTCTCTTTACTGCGGGCTGCTGAACTAGAAGACTTAGCGCTTCCCATCCTCTCTGAGCCAGTAATCAATCAATTGGGTAAAGGCTTGAGTTCGGGAGATTATTGTTTAGGCAGTGCTGCCTGGCTTGGAGTGGAACAGGATGGGCGAGCAGGGCAGTTTGGTCAGGTGCATTTACGTGATGCTCAAGGCTTGGTCGCGAGCTTCATATTTTTAGACACTCCTAGACCAGGGCTGGAGCAATTTCTCGAAACGGTTCGATCCAGAAATATTGCTGTGCATTTAGTGTCGGGGGATGACCCTGCAACCGTTGCGTGGTGGGCACATCAAGTAGGTATTGAGAGTTTTCAGGGCGGCTGTACCCCTGAAGATAAATATGCGTACATTGAGCGTTTGCAAAATCAGGGGCGCTTTGTTTGGGCGATTGGCGATGGGGTAAACGATGCGCCTTTGTTAGCCCGTGCGGATATTTCGATTGCGGTTGGAGCTGGGGCTCCTTTAGCTGCTGCTGGCGCAGATGCAATTTTGACGGCTGTATCTTTAGAGGCATTAGGAAAAACTTTGCGATTAGCTGACAAGACGCAATTAATCATAAAAGAGAATTTGCTGTGGGCCTTGATTTATAACTTGCTAGCCATTCCTGCGGCAATGATGGGCTTAGTGAATCCTTGGATCGCTGGCATTGGGATGTCGCTTTCTTCGCTTGCGGTCACACTGAATGCCTGGCGCTTACGAAAAGCTTAG
- the ccoO gene encoding cytochrome-c oxidase, cbb3-type subunit II translates to MSEKRRFFSHDTLERNVGWLIIATIAAISVAGLVQIVPLFFQHSTTEPSPGVTPYSALRLAGRDIYQREGCLGCHSQQIRTLRSEVERYGPYSLAGESVYDHPFLWGSKRTGPDLARVGGKYSDAWHQIHLNNPRDVVPESNMPAYPWLAKNPADAGSIQSHMVAMRRLGVPYTDEQIANAPQELEGKTELDALVAYLQGLGINRRYIIVDEVVAK, encoded by the coding sequence ATGTCAGAAAAACGTCGATTTTTCTCCCACGACACGCTTGAGCGTAATGTTGGCTGGCTGATTATTGCGACTATTGCAGCGATTTCAGTTGCTGGTTTAGTGCAGATCGTTCCTTTATTTTTCCAGCACTCCACTACTGAGCCTAGTCCTGGCGTTACGCCCTATAGCGCGCTTCGTTTAGCTGGCCGTGATATTTATCAGCGCGAAGGTTGCTTAGGCTGTCATTCACAGCAGATTCGTACCTTGCGTTCTGAGGTAGAGCGCTACGGACCTTACTCATTGGCTGGCGAGTCTGTGTATGACCATCCATTTCTTTGGGGAAGCAAGCGTACTGGACCAGACTTGGCTCGTGTAGGTGGAAAATATTCTGATGCTTGGCACCAGATCCATTTGAATAATCCCCGTGATGTAGTGCCAGAGTCCAATATGCCTGCATATCCATGGTTGGCAAAAAATCCTGCCGATGCTGGTTCAATTCAGTCTCATATGGTGGCGATGCGTCGTTTAGGCGTACCGTATACCGATGAGCAAATTGCGAATGCTCCTCAGGAGCTGGAAGGCAAGACTGAGTTAGACGCCTTGGTTGCTTACTTGCAAGGTCTTGGCATCAATCGTCGATACATCATTGTTGATGAGGTTGTCGCTAAGTAA
- the ccoN gene encoding cytochrome-c oxidase, cbb3-type subunit I produces the protein MGLTVGSNQDTFNYKVVSQFAIVTVLWGIVGMLVGVILAAQLIWPEITFNIPWLSYGRLRPLHTNAVIFAFGGSALFATSYYIVQRTCQVRLFCDKLAAFTFWGWQAVIVSAAITLPLGITTSKEYAELEWPIDLLITVVWVAYAIVFFGTVIKRKTKHIYVSNWFFGAYILTIAVLHIVNNIEMPASLFKSYSAYSGAQDAMIQWWYGHNAVGFFLTTSFLGMMYYFIPKQAERPIYSYRLSIVHFWALNFTYMWAGPHHLQHTSLPDWTQSLGMVFSLILLAPSWGGMINGIMTLSGAWYKLRRDPILKFLVVALSFYGMSTFEGSMMSIKTVNSLSHYTDWTIGHVHSGALGWVAMITIGSLYYLIPRLVGQKDMYSTKLIELHFWIATIGVVIYIAAMWIAGVMQGLMWRAFEPDGTLTYSFVESVKATYPFYVIRLIGGLCYLGGMLLMAYNVYKTVIDKKFIDAPIPQASIAAH, from the coding sequence ATGGGACTTACCGTGGGGAGTAATCAAGATACCTTCAATTACAAGGTTGTCAGTCAATTTGCCATCGTCACTGTGCTTTGGGGAATTGTTGGCATGCTCGTGGGGGTCATTCTCGCAGCCCAGCTGATCTGGCCAGAAATCACTTTCAATATTCCTTGGTTGAGTTACGGTCGCTTGCGTCCTTTGCACACTAATGCTGTGATCTTTGCATTCGGTGGCTCCGCCTTATTTGCAACCTCTTACTACATCGTGCAACGCACCTGTCAAGTTCGATTGTTCTGCGATAAATTGGCAGCCTTTACTTTCTGGGGTTGGCAGGCTGTCATTGTTTCTGCTGCCATCACTTTGCCACTAGGTATCACAACCTCAAAAGAGTACGCCGAGCTTGAGTGGCCAATTGATTTGTTAATCACTGTCGTTTGGGTTGCATACGCAATCGTTTTCTTTGGCACTGTGATCAAACGTAAGACTAAGCATATCTACGTTTCTAACTGGTTTTTTGGCGCTTACATCTTAACGATTGCTGTTTTGCATATCGTCAATAACATCGAGATGCCAGCAAGCCTCTTTAAGTCTTACTCTGCTTACTCTGGTGCGCAAGATGCCATGATTCAGTGGTGGTATGGCCATAATGCAGTGGGCTTCTTCTTAACTACCAGCTTCTTGGGCATGATGTATTACTTCATTCCAAAGCAGGCTGAACGTCCAATCTACTCCTACCGTTTATCGATCGTCCATTTTTGGGCATTGAATTTTACGTATATGTGGGCTGGTCCACACCACTTGCAGCACACTTCTTTGCCAGACTGGACTCAGTCTCTAGGAATGGTGTTCTCCTTAATTCTGTTGGCTCCATCTTGGGGTGGCATGATCAACGGCATCATGACCTTGTCAGGTGCTTGGTATAAATTGCGTCGCGACCCTATTCTGAAATTCTTAGTAGTTGCCTTGTCCTTCTACGGCATGTCTACCTTTGAAGGCTCGATGATGTCGATTAAGACTGTTAATAGCTTGTCTCACTACACTGACTGGACTATCGGTCACGTTCACTCCGGCGCGTTGGGCTGGGTTGCCATGATCACTATTGGTTCTTTGTACTACCTGATCCCACGTTTAGTTGGTCAAAAAGATATGTACAGCACCAAGTTAATTGAATTGCATTTCTGGATCGCAACAATTGGCGTGGTTATTTACATCGCTGCAATGTGGATTGCTGGTGTGATGCAAGGCTTGATGTGGAGAGCATTTGAACCAGATGGTACTTTGACATATAGCTTCGTTGAGTCGGTTAAAGCCACCTATCCTTTCTACGTCATTCGTTTGATAGGCGGCCTCTGCTACTTAGGCGGCATGTTGTTGATGGCTTACAACGTCTATAAAACCGTGATTGATAAAAAATTCATTGACGCTCCTATCCCACAAGCGTCTATTGCTGCTCATTAA